gtgaAGATGTGTtggattctcaatcaaatctccaagtgagAGAAATGTCGGCAAGAACATGACATTAAATGCATGTCGGGGTGGGCTTCCTTTTGCTGAAGAAACGAAATTGCATACGAAATTAATAAATGCACGCGGTTTCACACTCAAAATTTTGATTATAAATAGAGGCACAATTCGATCATTTCATTCATCCCGTTCTGAGTTTCTCTCTCAGTATACACATATTTGAGtgtgttctataatatttgataggtgtttgttctcctgtattaagagagtttgtgttctctttggaaacacagtgagtgagttgtacaccataaaatattatagtggaaatcttttcatcttgcccgtggtttttaccctaataatttttcggggttttccacgtaaatctcggtgtccagtttattctttattttcgggttttactATCTCAAATTCCGTACGTGGGACCAACACAAATATATGTTGAAGTTTTCATCAAACAAGAACTAAAGAATACGCAGTTTCTATTGTCTTCCATTTTATTTGATAAAGACATTCTATGCTAATCACAATTTGATTTGACCAAAGTTTTAGTGGAAAAGGAGGGAATAAGACAAAAAGAAACCACAAATTATCTCATTCTCTACATGTATATATAAGAATaacatatttaaataaagattATCATACTCCAATAATGCAAACTATCCCCCTAAAATATAGGAAACCGAAAGGGTGGGAGAATGACTGTAAGGTCAAATGTGCATGGCTAAATTATTAACGTACAAAAAACACCctcccatttttttttttttttaatattcccATGTCGAAATTATTTTGAGTTTGATGCGATGttaatttaatgatttttttttggaattCATTCTGATAATGTTGCAATCCATGCATATTCACACCGGCCATCCCTCTAAATGATTCTTCTTCTTGCCTAAGAAACTTGCGATAAATCTGTTTAGGATTGATCAACCTCTGGTTTGATCTGGATCGAGGGTCTGTCTTTAACCTTCAAGGATCGGACCTTTTTTTGTGGTTTTTATAGGTTTCTCAGTCGAGACGTTGAGGGCGAAATGGGTGCATGTTGTTCGTGCCAAAGGGGTGGCAATTTCGAAGGTTTTTTTGTCGAAGGTGAAGAGCATGAAAGGGATTTTGAAGACGAAAACATCGTGTTAACTCGGGATGGCGGTGCACGTGTCAGGCTGCAGGGATCGTCTAAATATGTGTCTATGTTCTCTCAGCAAGGGAAGAAAGGGATCAACCAAGACGCCATGACTGTTTGGGAGGTACACGTTTTTCTATTTTCTGAAGAAGAATTTTTCTTCATTAGTGATTGATCCATGCAGAGATTTTTGGCtttttctcttcttctttttcaCGGACGATTTTCAAATGATTAATACGTGTTGTTCATTGATGTTCATGTTCCCTTTCATTTGCTTTATGATCCGAAGAATTTTGACAGAATAAACTACCAAAAATTATACACGAATTTTGACTATAAATGCCGTGGTTTTCAGAGCTTTTCTGGGGACAAAGATATGTTCTTCTGCGGCGTGTTCGATGGGCATGGCCCTTCTGGCCACAAGGTGGCACGTTACATTCGCGAATCTTTACCAACAAAGATATCATCTTTATACAGACAGCCCAGTGTTGACGGAAATGATTGTGTTCTTGATGAGGAAAATTACGATGGCTGTGAAAATCCCGATTTCAATAATCCATATTTCTTGTCATGGAAGGCCAGATTGATCAAGTGTTTCCACGAAGTAGACGAAGAACTCGAGAATGAAGTCTCGATTGAAAGCTATTGCAGTGGGACAACAACAGTGTCTGTGCTTAAGAAGGTATAAATTCCCATTTGCTTGAAAATTTCATCGTCAAAAAATAACTAATTTTGTGAGTTCTTGTTTCTGCTTCTCGTTTTCAGGGCGAACATcttataatttcaaatttagGCGATTCTCGAGCTGTTCTTTGCACGAGAGATGAAAATGATGAGCTTATTGCCGAACAACTCACAGTTGATCTTAAACCAAATCTTCCATGTTTgtgtttcttcttcttcttctgttaATTGATAACCTTTTAATATAATGCAATATTGCCCTAAcagtttaaatatatatatcagcTGAGGCTCAACGAATCAGAAGCTGCCAAGGCCGAGTAATGGCAATGGATGAAGAGCCAAATGTGTACAGAATATGGATGCCTCATGAAGATTGCCCTGGTCTAGCCATGGCTAGAGCTTTCGGAGACTTCTGTTTAAAAGATTTCGGCCTCATTTCCACTCCCAAAGTAACATACAGAAAACTCACTGTAAAGGATGAATTTGTGGTCTTAGCCACTGATGGGgtaagaaaaaataaaagaaaccaTAATTCTAACTTAATGGGTTGCTACATTGGCTCCATAAATAGTCGCTTTCTCGACTTCTAAGTTTTCTTAGTTCTGTCATCTAATGCAATTATCATTTTGGGCTTGGATTCTTTTATAACATACTCATGATCTAACATCAAACTCGTTGTCTCGTTAGATATGGGATGTGTTGTCAAACAATGAAGTGGTAAGGATCGTTGCATCATCAAGAAAGCGATCCATGGCGGCTAAATATCTTGTAGACCATGCGGTTAGAGCATGGAGATATAAGTACCCTCGAGCCAAGATTGATGACTGTGCTGTGGTATGCTTGTTTTTCAAACGACAGAGGCCGGTTCTAACAAAATCTGTGTCGGAGATGAGCGAGTTGAGCTTCAACCAAACATACAGTACTTATGGTAAAAGTATGAGAAGTGATGATGGACTTGACACGGTTTTGAATTGGGAAGGTGGTGGAAGCTCCGAAAATGGCGGAAATGGCTCGGGTTTGGGTCCAAATAGGATGAGGAAAAGAAGGCAATGGAAGAAGAAACTTGAGAATGTTGAAGAGTGATGGAGTTTGGATATAATGTGAGTGTTTTGATTAAATATTGTTGAGTGGTTTGTGTGTAAATATTGAGGTGAAAAAAGAACCTAGTGTGGGCTTGAGTGGTTAGTGGGAGGGGAGACTCGAGGATATGTGTGTTGTGTAACTTTGGTTTGtctcatttatttttttgaaaattttaaaaacaaattttaagGTATATTTTCAAGTGTTCTGAACTA
This is a stretch of genomic DNA from Primulina eburnea isolate SZY01 chromosome 11, ASM2296580v1, whole genome shotgun sequence. It encodes these proteins:
- the LOC140804772 gene encoding probable protein phosphatase 2C 65, which gives rise to MGACCSCQRGGNFEGFFVEGEEHERDFEDENIVLTRDGGARVRLQGSSKYVSMFSQQGKKGINQDAMTVWESFSGDKDMFFCGVFDGHGPSGHKVARYIRESLPTKISSLYRQPSVDGNDCVLDEENYDGCENPDFNNPYFLSWKARLIKCFHEVDEELENEVSIESYCSGTTTVSVLKKGEHLIISNLGDSRAVLCTRDENDELIAEQLTVDLKPNLPSEAQRIRSCQGRVMAMDEEPNVYRIWMPHEDCPGLAMARAFGDFCLKDFGLISTPKVTYRKLTVKDEFVVLATDGIWDVLSNNEVVRIVASSRKRSMAAKYLVDHAVRAWRYKYPRAKIDDCAVVCLFFKRQRPVLTKSVSEMSELSFNQTYSTYGKSMRSDDGLDTVLNWEGGGSSENGGNGSGLGPNRMRKRRQWKKKLENVEE